From Triticum urartu cultivar G1812 chromosome 2, Tu2.1, whole genome shotgun sequence, a single genomic window includes:
- the LOC125533626 gene encoding uncharacterized protein LOC125533626, with the protein MDLRAFYFQAAEAAATATVTATEDDDVTTPKLSPSAAVQREGQGSGGASPVAVGMNSEGSGGARDLICPECGKAFLSDKAMYGHLRCHPGRRNKGAIRPPTPVASASSVTRGDAKARKVLWMEDDLPTKWPLTAKRGRTPTVATSVTVHPVSVLESTYSAEEEAANTLLDLAQNARNAAVAEQEMQMPRADQPELPADHVADADPVAPEPEQPVIPDMAAGADALQRVHQQAETRAPVEHIFGIILQPQAPGVEPSNFIAASEPVNNSAPVVVRDEDKSISPGVKKLKKRRLHDPVSQSPDSSRPPPDPEDVRPSVRRIPSPASDRRYGCPSCFKSFPTHQALGGHMASHNRAIRCAAAQQVDGLAVAQAVQNILAHRQRQEGANASASASGIVVGEDLRISLRPPKPVSHTCVRCRQIFSTGQALGGHMRKHFLEDRLQAAAAAAAPGTAPPALAAAAAVALAIAPAAVPAAQDGAPGRDFDLNEMMPWE; encoded by the coding sequence ATGGACTTGCGGGCCTTCTACTtccaggcggcggaggcggcggcgacggcgacggtgacggccacggaggacgacgacgtcacGACACCCAAGCTCTCCCCCAGCGCAGCGGTGCAGCGGGAAGGCCAGGGCAGTGGCGGCGCTTCCCCGGTGGCCGTGGGGATGAACAGCGAGGGAAGCGGCGGCGCGCGCGACCTGATCTGCCCCGAGTGCGGCAAGGCCTTCCTGTCGGACAAGGCCATGTACGGGCACCTCAGGTGCCACCCGGGGAGGAGAAACAAGGGGGCGATCCGCCCGCCGACGCCGGTCGCCTCCGCTTCTTCTGTGACCCGCGGAGACGCCAAGGCGAGGAAGGTGCTGTGGATGGAGGATGACCTCCCGACCAAGTGGCCGTTGACGGCCAAGCGCGGCCGCACTCCGACCGTGGCCACCTCCGTCACCGTGCACCCCGTGTCCGTGCTCGAGTCCACCTACAGCGCCGAGGAGGAGGCTGCCAACACTCTCCTGGACTTGGCCCAGAACGCCCGCAACGCCGCCGTTGCGGAGCAGGAGATGCAGATGCCACGGGCCGATCAGCCCGAGCTACCAGCTGATCATGTCGCCGATGCCGACCCCGTCGCGCCGGAGCCCGAGCAGCCTGTGATACCAGACATGGCCGCCGGCGCCGACGCGTTGCAGCGCGTGCATCAGCAGGCTGAGACGCGTGCGCCGGTGGAGCACATCTTCGGCATCATCTTGCAGCCCCAGGCGCCCGGGGTCGAGCCGTCCAACTTCATCGCAGCGTCGGAGCCTGTGAACAATTCTGCGCCCGTCGTGGTCCGCGACGAGGACAAGTCCATCTCCCCCGGCGTCAAGAAGCTAAAGAAGCGACGGCTCCATGATCCAGTTAGCCAGAGTCCAGATTCCTCTCGGCCGCCGCCAGATCCCGAGGACGTCAGGCCGTCAGTGAGGCGCATACCGTCGCCGGCGTCGGATCGGAGGTACGGGTGCCCGTCCTGCTTCAAGTCGTTCCCCACCCACCAAGCCCTAGGCGGCCACATGGCGAGCCACAACAGGGCCATCAGGTGCGCCGCCGCGCAGCAGGTGGACGGGCTCGCCGTGGCCCAGGCCGTCCAAAACATCTTGGCCCATCGCCAGCGCCAAGAAGGCGCCAACGCCAGCGCCAGCGCCAGCGGGATCGTCGTCGGCGAGGATCTCCGGATCAGCCTCCGGCCGCCGAAGCCGGTGTCGCACACATGCGTCCGGTGCCGTCAGATCTTCTCCACCGGGCAGGCGCTGGGCGGCCACATGCGGAAGCACTTTCTCGAGGACAGGCTGCAGGCAGCCGCTGCCGCCGCGGCGCCGGGCACTGCTCCGCCTGCTCTAGCTGCAGCAGCCGCGGTGGCGCTGGCCATTGCTCCGGCAGCAGTGCCAGCGGCCCAAGATGGGGCTCCCGGCCGGGACTTTGATCTCAACGAGATGATGCCTTGGGAGTGA
- the LOC125538684 gene encoding uncharacterized protein LOC125538684, giving the protein MSMSYDGSQSEDRQSEEVQSAYKKFSAGDEDVVRGFVNLDETEEQNEENEWSWVPQEEDPLAESASSLEKAQEVLEKFFKKNEDLESEMLKLSELGKEFVAEDSHDGNIGLPYIEADVLGMNQKMECLEQKLKEASDTITEKDSRLSELQSLINSAHTPTLQTEPVNIDELETELESHLQDKIEAEIQCLVMVKARQNWQARAEDQIALEEHRLSAGDDTTMLLKLQDTEKKIVMLKEQVDRLEAHEKELSVTTEVLRMQSKTFKIGLFGLLQLIMLFLSLKMFFAQDSARFGDLVPT; this is encoded by the exons ATGTCGATGAGTTACGATGGGTCTCAAAGTGAGGATCGGCAAAGTGAGGAGGTTCAGTCAGCATACAAAAAGTTCAGTGCAGGGGATGAGGACGTGGTAAGGGGTTTTGTAAATTTGGATGAAACCGAAGAGCAAAATGAAGAAAATGAGTGGAGTTGGGTGCCCCAAGAGGAGGATCCTCTTGCTGAATCAGCTTCTTCGCTTGAGAAAGCACAAGAAGTTCTTGAAAAATTCTTCAAGAAAAATGAAGATCTTGAAAGTG AGATGCTGAAATTGTCAGAACTTGGCAAGGAGTTTGTGGCTGAGGATTCACATGATGGCAACATAGGTTTGCCTTATATAGAGGCTGATGTACTGGGGATGAATCAAAAGATGGAATGTCTTGAACAGAAACTGAAAGAAGCGTCAGATACTATCACAGAGAAGGATTCAAGATTATCCGAGCTCCAGTCACTTATCAACAGTGCACATACACCAACGCTGCAGACGGAGCCCGTCAACATTGATGAGTTGGAGACCGAGCTTGAAAGCCACCTTCAGGACAAAATCGAAGCCGAGATTCAGTGTCTGGTCATGGTGAAAGCGAGGCAAAACTGGCAAGCCCGGGCCGAGGACCAGATCGCGTTGGAGGAGCACAGGCTCTCCGCCGGAGATGACACGACGATGTTGCTCAAGCTACAAGACACGGAGAAGAAGATTGTGATGCTGAAAGAGCAGGTGGACAGACTAGAGGCCCACGAGAAGGAGCTGTCGGTGACGACGGAGGTCCTGAGGATGCAAAGCAAGACCTTCAAGATCGGCCTCTTCGGTCTCCTCCAGCTGATCATGCTGTTCCTTTCCCTCAAGATGTTCTTCGCCCAGGACTCTGCCCGCTTCGGCGATCTCGTGCCGACATGA